In a single window of the Aquarana catesbeiana isolate 2022-GZ linkage group LG13, ASM4218655v1, whole genome shotgun sequence genome:
- the LOC141116754 gene encoding methanethiol oxidase-like isoform X1 has protein sequence MATKCGSCGPGYKSPLDAMKGPREELIYVACIYHNTGNNKPDYLATVDVDPKSPYYSKVIHRLPMPNLNDELHHCGWNTCSSCFGDVNKVRDKLILPSVVSSRVYVVDVGTDRRAPRIHKVVEPEEVHKKCNSGYLHASHCLGSGEVMISALGDTAGNGKGSFVLLDGETFEVKGNWEVEGNATPFGHDFWYQPRHNVMISTEWGAPKIFTKGFNIEDVKAGHYGQSLHVWDWTKRTRIQTLDLGVDGLIPLEIRFLHNPDAAQGFVGCALGSSIFRFYKTADEKWAAEKVIQVLHKKVEGWAMPEMPGLITDILISLDDRFLYFCNWVHGDIRQYDITDPCHPKLVGQKFLAGSILKGSAVKVLEDPELKDQPDPGSIEMFLAGSILKGGAVKVLEDQELKGQPDPVFIKGRKILGGPHMIQLSLDGKRLYVTTSLYSAWDKQFYPDMIKEGAVMMQIDVDTEKGGLSINENFLVDFGKEPDGPALAHECRYEGGDCTSDIWI, from the exons ATGG CTACTAAGTGTGGATCATGTGGACCTGGATACAAGTCTCCTCTGGATGCCATGAAAG GCCCCAGAGAGGAGCTGATCTACGTCGCCTGCATCTACCACAACACCGGCAACAACAAGCCTGACTACCTGGCCACGGTGGATGTGGACCCCAAATCTCCCTATTACTCCAAG GTCATCCACCGCCTGCCGATGCCCAACCTGAACGATGAGCTCCACCACTGCGGCTGGAACACCTGCAGCAGCTGTTTCGGGGACGTCAACAAAGTCCGGGACAAGCTCATCCTCCCGTCTGTCGTCTCCTCCCGTGTCTACGTGGTGGACGTGGGCACCGACCGCCGGGCCCCCCGCATCCACAAG GTGGTGGAGCCGGAGGAGGTGCACAAGAAGTGCAATTCAGGGTACCTGCACGCCTCGCACTGCCTGGGCAGTGGAGAGGTCATGATCAGTGCTCTGGGGGACACCGCCGGGAACGGCAAAG GAAGCTTTGTGCTGTTGGATGGAGAGACGTTCGAGGTGAAGGGGAACTGGGAGGTGGAGGGCAACGCTACGCCTTTTGGCCACGACTTCTGGTACCAACCGCGCCACAACGTCATGATCAGCACAGAGTGGGGAGCGCCGAAGATCTTCACCAAAGGGTTCAACATAGAGGACGTGAAGGCGG GACACTACGGTCAGAGTCTCCACGTCTGGGATTGGACGAAGCGCACCCGCATACAGACGTTGGACCTGGGGGTGGACGGACTGATTCCTCTGGAGATCCGATTTCTGCACAACCCGGACGCTGCGCAGGGATTTGTCGGCTGTGCGCTTGGCTCCTCCATCTTCCGCTTCTACAAGACGGCG GATGAAAAATGGGCGGCTGAGAAGGTCATCCAGGTGCTACATAAGAAGGTGGAGGGCTGGGCGATGCCAGAGATGCCAG GGCTCATCACGGATATCCTGATTTCTCTGGACGATCGCTTCCTGTACTTCTGTAACTGGGTGCACGGCGACATCCGGCAGTATGACATCACCGACCCGTGTCACCCCAAactggtggggcag aaattTCTAGCTGGCAGCATTCTCAAGGGCAGTGCAGTGAAAGTGCTGGAAGATCCGGAGCTAAAAGATCAGCCAGATCCAGGATCCATCGAG atgtTTCTAGCTGGCAGCATTCTCAAGGGCGGTGCAGTGAAAGTGCTGGAAGATCAGGAGCTAAAAGGTCAGCCGGATCCAGTATTCATCAAG GGGAGGAAGATTCTGGGGGGACCTCATATGATCCAACTCAGCCTGGACGGGAAGAGGCTCTACGTCACCACCTCGCTGTACAGCGCCTGGGACAAACAGTTCTACCCGGACATGATCAA ggAAGGCGCCGTCATGATGCAGATTGATGTGGATACAGAGAAGGGAGGACTCTCCATCAATGAGAACTTCCTGGTGGATTTCGGGAAGGAGCCGGATGGTCCCGCTCTCGCCCACGAGTGCCGCTATGAGGGAGGAGACTGCACCTCTGACATCTGGATCTAA
- the LOC141116754 gene encoding methanethiol oxidase-like isoform X2, whose protein sequence is MATKCGSCGPGYKSPLDAMKGPREELIYVACIYHNTGNNKPDYLATVDVDPKSPYYSKVIHRLPMPNLNDELHHCGWNTCSSCFGDVNKVRDKLILPSVVSSRVYVVDVGTDRRAPRIHKVVEPEEVHKKCNSGYLHASHCLGSGEVMISALGDTAGNGKGSFVLLDGETFEVKGNWEVEGNATPFGHDFWYQPRHNVMISTEWGAPKIFTKGFNIEDVKAGHYGQSLHVWDWTKRTRIQTLDLGVDGLIPLEIRFLHNPDAAQGFVGCALGSSIFRFYKTADEKWAAEKVIQVLHKKVEGWAMPEMPGLITDILISLDDRFLYFCNWVHGDIRQYDITDPCHPKLVGQMFLAGSILKGGAVKVLEDQELKGQPDPVFIKGRKILGGPHMIQLSLDGKRLYVTTSLYSAWDKQFYPDMIKEGAVMMQIDVDTEKGGLSINENFLVDFGKEPDGPALAHECRYEGGDCTSDIWI, encoded by the exons ATGG CTACTAAGTGTGGATCATGTGGACCTGGATACAAGTCTCCTCTGGATGCCATGAAAG GCCCCAGAGAGGAGCTGATCTACGTCGCCTGCATCTACCACAACACCGGCAACAACAAGCCTGACTACCTGGCCACGGTGGATGTGGACCCCAAATCTCCCTATTACTCCAAG GTCATCCACCGCCTGCCGATGCCCAACCTGAACGATGAGCTCCACCACTGCGGCTGGAACACCTGCAGCAGCTGTTTCGGGGACGTCAACAAAGTCCGGGACAAGCTCATCCTCCCGTCTGTCGTCTCCTCCCGTGTCTACGTGGTGGACGTGGGCACCGACCGCCGGGCCCCCCGCATCCACAAG GTGGTGGAGCCGGAGGAGGTGCACAAGAAGTGCAATTCAGGGTACCTGCACGCCTCGCACTGCCTGGGCAGTGGAGAGGTCATGATCAGTGCTCTGGGGGACACCGCCGGGAACGGCAAAG GAAGCTTTGTGCTGTTGGATGGAGAGACGTTCGAGGTGAAGGGGAACTGGGAGGTGGAGGGCAACGCTACGCCTTTTGGCCACGACTTCTGGTACCAACCGCGCCACAACGTCATGATCAGCACAGAGTGGGGAGCGCCGAAGATCTTCACCAAAGGGTTCAACATAGAGGACGTGAAGGCGG GACACTACGGTCAGAGTCTCCACGTCTGGGATTGGACGAAGCGCACCCGCATACAGACGTTGGACCTGGGGGTGGACGGACTGATTCCTCTGGAGATCCGATTTCTGCACAACCCGGACGCTGCGCAGGGATTTGTCGGCTGTGCGCTTGGCTCCTCCATCTTCCGCTTCTACAAGACGGCG GATGAAAAATGGGCGGCTGAGAAGGTCATCCAGGTGCTACATAAGAAGGTGGAGGGCTGGGCGATGCCAGAGATGCCAG GGCTCATCACGGATATCCTGATTTCTCTGGACGATCGCTTCCTGTACTTCTGTAACTGGGTGCACGGCGACATCCGGCAGTATGACATCACCGACCCGTGTCACCCCAAactggtggggcag atgtTTCTAGCTGGCAGCATTCTCAAGGGCGGTGCAGTGAAAGTGCTGGAAGATCAGGAGCTAAAAGGTCAGCCGGATCCAGTATTCATCAAG GGGAGGAAGATTCTGGGGGGACCTCATATGATCCAACTCAGCCTGGACGGGAAGAGGCTCTACGTCACCACCTCGCTGTACAGCGCCTGGGACAAACAGTTCTACCCGGACATGATCAA ggAAGGCGCCGTCATGATGCAGATTGATGTGGATACAGAGAAGGGAGGACTCTCCATCAATGAGAACTTCCTGGTGGATTTCGGGAAGGAGCCGGATGGTCCCGCTCTCGCCCACGAGTGCCGCTATGAGGGAGGAGACTGCACCTCTGACATCTGGATCTAA